Proteins from one Camelina sativa cultivar DH55 chromosome 8, Cs, whole genome shotgun sequence genomic window:
- the LOC104709446 gene encoding uncharacterized protein LOC104709446: MGRTGITSDSISGRITMDDDWWVDREMECEKIRALHREPPKQWDIMQRIIKNHDVSDQHMYDVADAQREIEEENNDPDVNDEYNTDEVPATRDYIPQPLDEDGQQPDLSFFDSQELNAESPVLQQEEVGGRSGRQISRQTPYSTDGAEASRRSTASRLRTSANSGRGSRRRREFEGSFTEAFQGMADARRATVSSLRPDNAEDYKTFKEAFRALKRLPIEKFGDFCVNQYEL, translated from the exons ATGGGTCGAACAGGAATTACCTCAGATTCTATTTCTGGAAGAATCACAATGGATGATGACTGGTGGGTAGACCGTGAAATG gagtGTGAGAAGATACGTGCATTACATCGCGAACCACCAAAACAATGGGATATAATGCAACGTATAATTAAGAACCATGATGTCTCAGATCAACATATGTATGATGTTGCAGATGCACAAAGAGAGATAGAAGAGGAGAACAATGATCCTGATGTCAATGATGAATACAATACTGATGAGGTCCCGGCTACACGTGACTATATTCCTCAGCCCCTAGATGAAGATGGTCAACAACCAGACTTGTCATTCTTTGATTCACAAGAGTTGAATGCAGAAAGTCCAGTGTTACAACAAGAAGAGGTTGGTGGTCGGTCTGGTAGGCAAATATCACGACAAACCCCATATAGTACTGATGGAGCTGAAGCATCTCGAAGGAGTACTGCATCTCGATTGCGAACATCTGCTAATAGCGGTCGTGGTAGTCGTAGAAGAAGAGAGTTCGAAGGATCTTTTACTGAGGCTTTCCAAGGGATGGCGGATGCACGACGTGCTACTGTTTCTTCATTGCGTCCAGATAACGCAGAAGATTATAAGACTTTTAAAGAAGCATTTCGTGCTTTG
- the LOC104706989 gene encoding coiled-coil domain-containing protein 102A-like, which produces MSDSVKTTVDPLLKDLDGKKESFRRNVVSMAAELKQVRGRLVSQEHFFVKESLCRKEAEKRAKNMEMEICKLQKRLEDRNCELEASTSAAEKFLEEVDDLKSQLALTKEIAETSAAPAQSAQLQCSVLKEQLDDKTRSLREHEDRVTELGHRLDNLQRDLRTREFSQKQLREEVMRIEHEITEAVAKSGKGTECELRKLLEEVSPKNFERMNKLLAVKDEEIAKLKDDVKLMSAHWKLKTKELESQLERQRRADQELKKKVLKLEFCLQEARSQTRKLQRAGERRDKAIKELRDQITGKQLNESVSGEKPNFWDTSGFKIVVSMSMLILVIVSKR; this is translated from the exons ATGTCAGATTCCGTCAAAACGACGGTGGATCCGCTTTTGAAAGATTTGGATGGGAAAAAAGAGAGCTTTCGGAGGAACGTTGTGTCTATGGCAGCTGAGCTGAAGCAAGTGAGAGGCCGTTTGgtttctcaagaacacttttttgttaaagaaagcCTTTGTAGAAAA GAAGCAGAGAAGAGAGCTAAGAACATGGAGATGGAGATCTGTAAATTGCAGAAGAGATTGGAAGATAGAAACTGTGAGCTTGAAGCTTCAACTTCTGCTGCTGAAaag TTTCTTGAAGAAGTAGACGATCTGAAATCGCAGCTAGCTTTAACAAAGGAAATTGCAGAAACAAGCGCTGCTCCTGCTCAATCAGCACAGCTTCAATGCTCAGTGCTAAAAGAACAACTTGACGACAAAACACGTTCTTTAAGAGAACACGAAGACCGTGTAACTGAGCTCGGTCACCGGCTTGATAACCTTCAGAGAGATTTGAGGACAAGAGAGTTTTCTCAAAAACAGCTGAGAGAGGAAGTTATGAGAATCGAGCATGAGATAACTGAAGCCGTTGCAAAGTCTGGGAAAGGCACAGAATGTGAGCTCAGGAAACTTCTGGAAGAGGTTTCTCCAAAGAACTTTGAGAGAATGAACAAGTTACTGGCGGTAAAAGACGAAGAGATTGCTAAACTAAAAGATGACGTAAAGTTAATGTCAGCTCATTGGAAACTCAAGACTAAGGAACTTGAATCTCAG TTGGAGAGACAAAGAAGAGCAGATCAAGAGCTCAAGAAGAAGGTACTGAAACTGGAGTTTTGTCTGCAAGAAGCTCGTAGCCAGACAAGAAAGCTACAAAGG GCAGGGGAGAGGCGAGACAAGGCAATCAAAGAGCTAAGAGATCAGATTACAGGAAAACAGCTGAATGAATCGGTTTCAGGGGAGAAACCAAACTTCTGGGATACTTCAGGGTTCAAGATCGTCGTGTCAATGTCGATGTTGATATTAGTGATAGTCTCCAAAAGATGA